A genomic window from Pseudomonas argentinensis includes:
- the acnD gene encoding Fe/S-dependent 2-methylisocitrate dehydratase AcnD: MNSQYRKRLPGTDLDYFDAREAVEAIQAGAWERLPYTSRVLAEQLVRRCDPRDLTASLEQLIHRKRDLDFPWYPARVVCHDILGQTALVDLAGLRDAIAERGGDPAKVNPVVPTQLIVDHSLAVEAAGFDPDAFEKNRAIEDRRNEDRFHFIDWTRTAFKNVDVIPAGNGIMHQINLEKMSPVIQTRGGIAFPDTCVGTDSHTPHVDALGVIAIGVGGLEAETVMLGHPSMMRLPDIVGVELTGKRQPGITATDIVLALTEFLRKERVVGAWVEFFGEGADSLSIGDRATISNMCPEYGATASMFYIDGQTIDYLRLTGREPEQVALVEHYAKTLGLWSDALTTAEYERVLRFDLGSVGRNMAGPSNPHRRLPTSALAERGIADEAKLQAGRGEETQGLMPDGAVIIAAITSCTNTSNPRNVVAAGLVAKKANALGLLRKPWVKTSFAPGSKVAKLYLEEAGLLPELEKLGFGIVAYACTTCNGMSGALDPVIQKEIIDRDLYATAVLSGNRNFDGRIHPYAKQAFLASPPLVVAYAIAGTVRFDIERDVLGHDSSGNPVTLKDLWPSDEEIDAIVAASVKPEQFKQIYIPMFDLGSVQEAESPLYDWRPMSTYIRRPPYWEGALASDRTLKGMRPLAILPDNITTDHLSPSNAILADSAAGEYLAKMGLPEEDFNSYATHRGDHLTAQRATFANPQLVNEMVVIDGQVKKGSLARVEPEGEVIRMWEAIETYMNRKQNLIIVAGADYGQGSSRDWAAKGVRLAGVEVIVAEGFERIHRTNLVGMGVLPVEFKPGTTRLTLGLDGTETYDIQGDITARGELTLVVNRRNGEVVRVPVTCRLDTAADVSVYKAGGVLQRFAKDFLEGAVA, translated from the coding sequence GTGAACAGCCAATACCGCAAGCGCCTGCCCGGCACCGACCTCGATTATTTCGATGCCCGCGAGGCCGTCGAGGCGATCCAGGCCGGCGCCTGGGAGAGGCTCCCTTACACCTCGCGGGTGCTCGCCGAGCAATTGGTGCGCCGCTGTGACCCGCGGGATCTGACCGCTTCGCTGGAGCAACTGATCCATCGCAAACGCGATCTGGACTTCCCCTGGTACCCGGCGCGGGTGGTCTGCCACGACATTCTCGGCCAAACCGCGCTGGTCGACCTGGCCGGCCTGCGTGACGCCATCGCCGAGAGGGGCGGTGATCCGGCCAAGGTCAACCCGGTGGTGCCGACCCAGTTGATCGTCGACCATTCGCTGGCCGTGGAAGCGGCGGGCTTCGACCCGGACGCCTTCGAGAAGAACCGCGCCATCGAGGATCGCCGCAACGAGGACCGCTTTCACTTCATCGACTGGACCAGGACCGCGTTCAAGAACGTCGACGTGATCCCCGCCGGCAACGGCATCATGCACCAGATCAACCTGGAGAAGATGAGCCCGGTGATCCAGACGCGCGGCGGCATCGCCTTTCCGGATACCTGCGTCGGCACCGATTCCCATACCCCGCACGTCGACGCCCTGGGCGTGATCGCCATCGGCGTCGGCGGCCTGGAGGCCGAGACGGTAATGCTCGGCCACCCGTCGATGATGCGCCTGCCGGATATCGTCGGTGTCGAGCTGACCGGAAAACGCCAGCCGGGCATCACCGCCACCGATATCGTCCTGGCACTGACCGAGTTCCTGCGCAAGGAGCGGGTGGTGGGCGCCTGGGTCGAGTTCTTTGGCGAGGGGGCGGACAGTCTGTCCATCGGTGACCGTGCGACCATTTCCAATATGTGCCCGGAATATGGCGCGACGGCTTCGATGTTCTATATCGATGGCCAGACCATCGATTATCTGCGGCTCACCGGTCGAGAACCAGAGCAGGTCGCCCTGGTGGAGCACTACGCCAAGACCCTTGGCCTGTGGAGCGATGCGCTGACAACCGCCGAGTACGAGCGGGTGCTGCGTTTCGACCTGGGCAGCGTGGGCCGCAACATGGCCGGGCCGAGCAACCCGCACCGTCGCCTGCCGACCTCGGCACTGGCCGAGCGCGGTATAGCCGACGAAGCCAAGCTGCAGGCCGGCAGGGGCGAGGAAACCCAGGGCCTGATGCCCGATGGCGCGGTGATCATCGCCGCCATTACCAGCTGCACCAACACCTCCAACCCGCGCAACGTGGTCGCGGCTGGCCTGGTGGCGAAAAAGGCCAATGCCTTGGGCCTGCTGCGCAAACCCTGGGTGAAAACCTCCTTCGCGCCGGGCTCCAAGGTCGCCAAGCTGTATCTGGAAGAGGCCGGTCTGCTGCCGGAACTGGAAAAGCTTGGCTTCGGCATCGTCGCCTATGCCTGTACTACCTGCAACGGCATGTCCGGCGCCCTGGATCCGGTGATCCAGAAGGAAATCATCGACCGTGATCTGTACGCCACCGCCGTGCTGTCGGGCAACCGCAACTTCGATGGGCGCATTCACCCCTACGCCAAGCAGGCTTTCCTCGCCTCGCCGCCGCTGGTGGTGGCCTATGCCATCGCCGGTACCGTGCGCTTCGATATCGAACGGGATGTGCTCGGCCATGACTCGTCTGGCAACCCCGTTACGCTGAAGGACCTGTGGCCGAGCGACGAGGAGATCGACGCCATCGTCGCTGCCTCGGTGAAGCCCGAGCAGTTCAAGCAGATCTATATCCCGATGTTCGACCTGGGCAGCGTGCAGGAAGCGGAAAGCCCGCTGTACGACTGGCGGCCGATGAGCACCTATATCCGCCGCCCGCCGTACTGGGAGGGCGCGCTGGCCAGTGACCGCACGCTCAAGGGCATGCGCCCGTTGGCGATACTGCCGGACAACATCACCACCGATCACCTGTCGCCGTCCAACGCCATCCTGGCGGACTCGGCCGCCGGTGAGTACCTGGCGAAAATGGGCTTGCCGGAGGAGGACTTCAATTCCTACGCGACGCATCGGGGTGACCATTTGACCGCCCAGCGCGCCACCTTCGCCAACCCGCAGCTGGTCAACGAGATGGTCGTGATCGACGGGCAGGTGAAGAAGGGCTCGCTGGCTCGCGTCGAGCCGGAGGGAGAGGTGATACGCATGTGGGAAGCCATCGAGACCTACATGAACCGCAAGCAGAACCTGATCATCGTGGCGGGCGCCGACTACGGGCAGGGCTCGTCTCGCGATTGGGCGGCCAAGGGCGTGCGCCTGGCCGGGGTGGAAGTGATCGTCGCCGAGGGCTTCGAGCGCATCCACCGTACCAATCTGGTGGGCATGGGCGTGCTGCCGGTGGAGTTCAAGCCGGGCACCACGCGCCTGACCCTGGGCCTGGACGGTACCGAGACCTACGATATCCAGGGCGATATCACGGCACGCGGCGAGCTGACCCTGGTGGTCAACAGGCGCAACGGCGAGGTGGTGCGGGTACCGGTGACCTGCCGGCTGGACACGGCGGCCGATGTCAGTGTGTACAAGGCCGGTGGCGTGCTGCAGCGCTTCGCCAAGGACTTCCTCGAAGGCGCGGTGGCGTGA
- the prpF gene encoding 2-methylaconitate cis-trans isomerase PrpF, which produces MAYLPQVKIPATYMRGGTSKGVFFRLQDLPEQCQVPGEARDTLFMRVIGSPDPYSAHIDGMGGATSSTSKCVILSKSSRPDHDVDYLYGQVSIDKAFVDWSGNCGNLSAAAGAFAIHAGLVDAARISENGTCRVRIWQANIQKTIIAQVPITDGQVQETGDFELDGVTFPAAEIVLEFLDPSDEGEEGGSMFPTGNLVDELDVPAEVVEGGTLKATLISAGIPTIFVNAADIGYQGTELREDINSDPAQLARFEQIRVAGALRMGLIKSAEEALTRQHTPKIAFVSPAKSYRASSGNQVDADEVDLLVRALSMGKLHHAMMGTCAVAIGAAAAVPGTLVNLAAGGGERQAVRFGHPSGTLRVGAEAGQVDDRWVVTKAIMSRSARILMEGWVRVPA; this is translated from the coding sequence ATGGCTTATCTGCCGCAAGTGAAAATCCCCGCCACCTATATGCGTGGCGGTACCAGCAAGGGCGTGTTCTTTCGCCTGCAGGATCTGCCCGAACAATGCCAGGTGCCGGGCGAGGCCCGCGATACGCTGTTCATGCGGGTGATCGGCAGCCCCGACCCCTATTCGGCACATATCGATGGCATGGGCGGGGCGACGTCGAGCACCTCCAAATGCGTGATCCTGTCGAAAAGCAGCCGGCCTGATCACGATGTCGACTACCTCTACGGCCAGGTCTCCATCGACAAGGCCTTTGTCGACTGGAGCGGCAACTGCGGCAACCTGTCTGCCGCCGCCGGTGCCTTTGCCATCCATGCCGGCCTGGTGGACGCTGCGCGCATTTCCGAGAACGGCACCTGCAGGGTGCGTATCTGGCAGGCCAACATTCAGAAAACCATCATCGCCCAGGTGCCGATCACGGACGGCCAGGTCCAGGAAACCGGCGATTTCGAACTCGATGGGGTGACCTTCCCGGCGGCGGAGATCGTGCTGGAGTTTCTCGATCCGTCCGATGAGGGCGAGGAGGGCGGCTCGATGTTTCCCACGGGCAATCTGGTGGACGAGCTGGACGTACCGGCCGAGGTTGTAGAGGGGGGCACCTTGAAGGCGACCCTGATCAGCGCGGGCATTCCAACCATCTTCGTCAACGCCGCGGACATCGGTTATCAAGGCACCGAGCTGCGCGAAGACATCAACTCGGACCCGGCGCAACTGGCGCGCTTCGAGCAGATTCGCGTGGCCGGCGCGTTGCGCATGGGGCTGATCAAGAGCGCCGAGGAGGCGCTGACCCGCCAGCATACGCCCAAGATCGCTTTCGTCAGCCCAGCGAAAAGCTACCGGGCATCGAGCGGCAACCAGGTCGATGCGGACGAAGTGGATCTGCTGGTGCGCGCGCTGTCCATGGGCAAGCTGCACCACGCCATGATGGGCACCTGCGCGGTGGCCATCGGCGCGGCGGCGGCGGTGCCCGGCACCCTGGTCAATCTGGCAGCAGGCGGCGGCGAGCGCCAGGCGGTGCGCTTCGGGCATCCCTCCGGCACCTTGCGCGTTGGCGCCGAAGCGGGGCAGGTCGACGACCGCTGGGTAGTCACCAAGGCGATAATGAGCCGCAGTGCCCGCATCCTAATGGAAGGCTGGGTACGGGTGCCAGCGTGA
- a CDS encoding LysE family translocator — MTLSDAVLFAPLAFVIALTPGPNNFCAMNNGIRHGIGAALLATTGRVAAFAIFLSISAVGLGAMLLASETAFTMIKWVGALYLLYLGISAWRSREFSGLDLDGAVPAVQPQRQVSRLMLQEFLIGISNPKAILLFAAIFPQFIKPGEPASEQFIYLGATYLLAEYAASLVYALFGRQIRRFIRTRQGAQRLNRTTGAFFMGAGGLLLSTTQH, encoded by the coding sequence ATGACGCTGTCCGATGCCGTGCTGTTCGCCCCGCTCGCCTTTGTGATCGCATTGACGCCGGGTCCCAACAACTTCTGCGCGATGAACAACGGTATCCGCCATGGCATCGGCGCAGCCCTGCTGGCCACCACCGGGCGCGTGGCGGCGTTCGCCATCTTCCTGAGCATTTCCGCCGTGGGCCTGGGCGCCATGCTGCTGGCATCGGAAACCGCCTTCACGATGATCAAGTGGGTCGGCGCTTTGTACCTGCTGTATCTGGGTATCAGCGCCTGGCGTAGCCGGGAGTTCAGCGGCCTGGACCTCGACGGCGCAGTGCCGGCCGTGCAGCCACAACGGCAGGTGTCCCGTCTGATGCTGCAGGAGTTTCTGATCGGCATCAGCAATCCCAAGGCAATTCTTCTGTTCGCCGCGATCTTCCCGCAGTTCATCAAGCCCGGCGAGCCGGCAAGCGAACAGTTCATATACCTGGGCGCCACCTACCTGCTGGCCGAATACGCCGCCTCGCTGGTCTATGCCCTGTTCGGTCGGCAGATCCGCCGCTTCATCCGTACCCGCCAAGGCGCACAGCGGCTGAACCGCACCACCGGCGCCTTTTTTATGGGCGCAGGCGGTTTGCTACTCAGCACGACTCAGCACTGA
- a CDS encoding pyruvate, water dikinase regulatory protein — protein sequence MTRTAYFISDGTGITAEALGQSLLAQFDTIGFTKLTRPYVDSVEKARAMVQQINNAADKDGANPIIFATIVNQEIHDILAESRGFMIDIFSTFLAPLEQELASHSSYSVGKSHSISGNTNYMERIEAVNFALDNDDGARTHYYDKADLILVGVSRCGKTPTCLYMAMQYGIRAANYPLTEDDMERLQLPASLKKYREKLFGLTIDPDRLAAIRNERKPNSRYASYAQCEFEVREVESLFRRESIAFIDSTHFSVEEISAKILVEKGVERRFK from the coding sequence ATGACACGAACCGCGTACTTCATCTCCGACGGCACCGGTATCACCGCGGAGGCATTGGGGCAAAGCCTGCTGGCCCAGTTCGACACCATCGGCTTCACCAAGCTCACCCGCCCCTACGTGGACAGCGTCGAAAAGGCGCGCGCCATGGTACAACAAATCAATAATGCCGCCGACAAGGATGGCGCCAATCCGATCATCTTCGCCACCATCGTCAACCAGGAAATCCACGACATCCTGGCCGAGTCCCGCGGCTTCATGATCGACATCTTCTCGACCTTCCTGGCCCCCCTCGAGCAGGAGCTCGCCTCCCATTCGTCGTACTCGGTGGGCAAGTCGCACTCGATCAGCGGCAACACCAACTACATGGAGCGCATCGAGGCGGTCAACTTCGCCCTCGACAACGACGACGGCGCGCGCACCCATTACTACGACAAGGCCGACCTGATCCTGGTCGGCGTCTCGCGTTGCGGCAAGACCCCGACCTGCCTGTACATGGCCATGCAGTACGGCATTCGCGCCGCCAACTACCCGCTTACCGAAGACGACATGGAGCGCCTGCAACTGCCGGCTTCGCTGAAGAAGTACCGCGAGAAGCTGTTCGGCCTGACCATCGACCCCGACCGCCTGGCGGCCATCCGCAACGAGCGCAAGCCAAACAGTCGCTACGCCAGCTATGCTCAGTGCGAGTTCGAGGTGCGCGAGGTGGAAAGCCTGTTCCGCCGCGAATCGATCGCCTTCATCGACTCCACCCACTTCTCGGTGGAAGAGATTTCCGCCAAGATCCTGGTGGAAAAAGGCGTCGAACGACGCTTCAAATAA
- the ppsA gene encoding phosphoenolpyruvate synthase, with the protein MAEYVVSLDKLGNHDVEHVGGKNASLGEMISNLAGAGVSVPGGFATTAQAYRDFLEQSGLNAQIHEALDALDVDDVNALAKTGAQIRQWVMEAEFPAALNEQIRTAFAAMAGGNDNMAVAVRSSATAEDLPDASFAGQQETFLNIRGVDNVIRAAKEVFASLFNDRAIAYRVHQGFDHKLVALSAGVQRMVRSETGTAGVMFTLDTESGFRDVVFITGAYGLGETVVQGAVNPDEFYVHKQTLEAGRPAILRRNLGSKAIKMVYGDEAKAGKSVKVVDVDRADRARFCLTDAEVSELAKQAMIIEKHYGRPMDIEWAKDGDDGKLYIVQARPETVKSRASATVMERYLLKEKGTVLVEGRAIGQKIGAGKVRVINDVSEMDKVQPGDVLVSDMTDPDWEPVMKRASAIVTNRGGRTCHAAIIARELGIPAVVGCGNATHALRDGQGVTVSCAEGDTGFIFEGELGFDVRQNSIDAMPELPFKIMMNVGNPDRAFDFAQLPNAGIGLARLEFIINRMIGVHPKALLNMDGLPPEIQESVEKRIAGYADPVNFYVEKLVEGISTLAAAFWPKKVIVRLSDFKSNEYANLIGGKLYEPEEENPMLGFRGASRYISESFRDCFELECRALKKVRNEMGLTNVEIMVPFVRTLGEAKQVVDLLAENGLARGQDGLKVIMMCELPSNAILAEEFLEYFDGFSIGSNDLTQLTLGLDRDSGIVAHLFDERNPAVKKLLSNAIQACNKAGKYIGICGQGPSDHPDLARWLMEQGIESVSLNPDSVLETWFFLAEAQPS; encoded by the coding sequence TTGGCAGAGTACGTAGTTTCCCTCGATAAGCTCGGCAATCACGATGTCGAGCATGTAGGGGGCAAGAACGCCTCCCTCGGCGAGATGATCAGCAACCTGGCGGGTGCTGGCGTTTCGGTTCCCGGTGGTTTCGCCACGACGGCCCAGGCCTATCGCGACTTTCTCGAGCAGAGTGGGCTCAATGCGCAGATCCACGAGGCCCTGGACGCCCTGGACGTCGACGACGTCAACGCCCTGGCCAAGACCGGCGCGCAGATTCGCCAGTGGGTGATGGAAGCCGAGTTCCCGGCCGCGCTCAACGAGCAGATCCGCACCGCCTTCGCCGCCATGGCGGGTGGCAATGACAACATGGCCGTGGCCGTGCGCTCCTCGGCCACCGCCGAAGACCTGCCCGATGCCTCCTTTGCCGGTCAGCAGGAAACCTTCCTGAACATCCGCGGCGTCGACAACGTCATCCGCGCCGCCAAGGAAGTCTTCGCCTCGCTGTTCAACGACCGCGCCATCGCCTACCGCGTGCACCAGGGCTTCGACCACAAGCTGGTCGCCCTGTCCGCAGGCGTGCAGCGCATGGTGCGTTCGGAAACCGGCACCGCCGGGGTGATGTTCACCCTCGATACCGAATCGGGCTTCCGCGACGTGGTGTTCATCACCGGTGCCTACGGCCTGGGTGAAACCGTGGTGCAGGGGGCGGTCAACCCCGACGAATTCTATGTCCACAAGCAGACCCTGGAGGCTGGTCGTCCGGCGATCCTGCGTCGCAACCTGGGCAGCAAGGCGATCAAGATGGTCTATGGCGACGAAGCCAAGGCCGGCAAGTCGGTCAAGGTGGTGGATGTCGACCGTGCCGACCGCGCGCGTTTCTGCCTGACCGACGCCGAGGTCAGCGAGCTGGCCAAGCAGGCCATGATCATCGAGAAACACTACGGTCGCCCGATGGACATCGAGTGGGCCAAGGACGGTGACGACGGCAAGCTGTACATCGTCCAGGCCCGTCCGGAAACCGTGAAGAGCCGTGCCAGCGCCACCGTGATGGAACGCTACCTGCTCAAGGAAAAAGGCACGGTGCTGGTCGAAGGCCGCGCCATCGGCCAGAAGATCGGCGCCGGCAAGGTGCGGGTGATCAACGACGTGTCCGAAATGGACAAGGTCCAGCCGGGCGACGTGCTGGTTTCCGACATGACCGACCCGGACTGGGAGCCGGTGATGAAGCGCGCCAGCGCCATCGTCACCAATCGCGGTGGGCGTACCTGCCACGCGGCGATCATCGCCCGTGAACTGGGTATTCCGGCGGTGGTCGGCTGCGGCAACGCCACCCATGCACTGCGTGACGGCCAGGGCGTGACGGTTTCCTGCGCCGAAGGCGACACCGGCTTTATCTTCGAGGGCGAGCTGGGTTTCGACGTGCGTCAGAACTCCATCGACGCCATGCCCGAACTGCCGTTCAAGATCATGATGAACGTCGGCAACCCCGACCGCGCCTTCGATTTCGCCCAGTTGCCCAACGCCGGTATCGGCCTGGCGCGCCTGGAGTTCATCATCAACCGCATGATCGGCGTGCACCCCAAGGCGCTGCTGAACATGGACGGCCTGCCACCGGAAATCCAGGAAAGCGTCGAGAAGCGCATCGCCGGCTACGCCGACCCGGTGAACTTCTACGTCGAGAAGTTGGTGGAGGGCATCAGCACCCTGGCGGCGGCGTTCTGGCCAAAGAAGGTCATCGTGCGCCTGTCCGACTTCAAGTCCAACGAATACGCCAACCTGATCGGCGGCAAGCTGTACGAGCCCGAAGAAGAGAACCCGATGCTGGGCTTCCGCGGCGCATCGCGCTACATCAGCGAGTCGTTCCGTGACTGCTTCGAGCTCGAATGCCGGGCGCTGAAGAAGGTCCGCAACGAGATGGGCCTGACCAACGTCGAGATCATGGTACCGTTCGTGCGCACCCTGGGCGAAGCCAAGCAGGTGGTCGATCTGCTCGCCGAGAACGGCCTGGCCCGCGGTCAGGATGGCCTGAAGGTCATCATGATGTGCGAGCTGCCGTCCAACGCCATCCTGGCCGAGGAATTCCTCGAATACTTCGACGGTTTCTCCATCGGCTCCAACGACCTGACCCAGCTGACCCTGGGCCTGGATCGTGACTCCGGGATCGTCGCGCACCTGTTCGATGAGCGTAACCCGGCGGTCAAGAAGCTGCTGTCCAACGCCATTCAGGCTTGCAACAAGGCCGGTAAGTACATCGGCATTTGCGGCCAGGGGCCATCGGATCACCCGGACCTGGCGCGCTGGCTGATGGAACAGGGTATCGAAAGCGTCTCCCTGAACCCGGACTCGGTGCTGGAAACCTGGTTCTTCCTCGCCGAAGCCCAGCCCAGCTGA
- a CDS encoding alpha/beta fold hydrolase, producing MQSSSVLFPVALMSAELRGDLSEDVYRLKPGNSPDFSVELAVTRLGLAGQEQARGEPVILLHGSFTNRRFWYSPGGIGLAPYLVRAGFDVWIAEMRGHGLSPRNLAYRDNCVAHYARYDLPAIAAFVAEQNPAPIHWLGHSLGGLTLAAALGGGYLPQAGVASLVLFGAEVSRRYWGLKVPPIEWIARLALKRFTVLSGARLKRGPEDEPVGIALETLRWHRLFGRFGDAERDWWAGLQQVRVPLLAVASDGDRQCPPEACRALFGQFASADRRFVNLGRGQGFAHEYDHVQMLVSKPAQAEVWPLVRRWLAGERQLPRHGADEQDGAAIAVAP from the coding sequence ATGCAAAGCAGCAGTGTGTTGTTTCCCGTAGCGCTGATGAGTGCCGAGCTACGGGGTGACCTGAGTGAAGATGTCTACCGCCTCAAGCCGGGCAACAGTCCGGACTTCAGTGTCGAGCTGGCCGTCACCCGTCTGGGTTTGGCGGGGCAGGAACAGGCGCGCGGCGAGCCGGTTATCCTGCTGCATGGCAGTTTTACCAATCGACGTTTCTGGTACTCGCCCGGCGGCATTGGCCTGGCGCCTTATCTGGTGCGCGCCGGTTTCGATGTGTGGATCGCCGAGATGCGCGGCCATGGCCTGTCGCCGCGCAACCTGGCTTACCGGGATAATTGCGTGGCGCACTATGCCCGCTACGATTTGCCGGCGATCGCCGCGTTCGTCGCCGAGCAGAATCCGGCGCCGATCCACTGGCTCGGCCACTCGCTGGGCGGCCTGACCCTGGCGGCGGCGCTGGGCGGCGGTTACCTGCCGCAGGCCGGTGTCGCCAGCCTGGTGCTATTCGGGGCCGAGGTCAGCCGCCGCTACTGGGGGCTCAAGGTGCCGCCCATCGAGTGGATCGCGCGCCTTGCGCTCAAGCGATTCACGGTGCTCTCGGGGGCGCGGCTCAAGCGCGGTCCGGAGGACGAGCCGGTCGGCATTGCCCTGGAAACCCTGCGCTGGCACCGCCTGTTCGGGCGCTTCGGCGACGCCGAGCGCGACTGGTGGGCCGGGTTGCAGCAGGTCAGGGTGCCGCTGTTGGCGGTGGCCAGCGACGGAGATCGGCAGTGCCCGCCCGAGGCCTGTCGCGCCTTGTTCGGGCAATTCGCCTCGGCTGATCGCCGGTTCGTCAATCTGGGGCGCGGGCAGGGCTTCGCGCATGAGTACGATCACGTGCAGATGCTGGTCAGCAAGCCGGCCCAGGCCGAAGTGTGGCCATTGGTACGCCGCTGGCTAGCCGGCGAGCGCCAGCTCCCGCGCCATGGGGCGGACGAGCAGGATGGGGCGGCTATCGCTGTTGCGCCGTGA
- the rraA gene encoding ribonuclease E activity regulator RraA has translation MHYSTPDLCDANPELVSVVEPMFSNFGGRDSFGGQIVTVKCFEDNSLVKSQAEQPGAGKVLVVDGGASLRCALLGDMIAEKAASNGWEGMVIYGCVRDVDVLAQTHLGVQALGSHPMKTEKRGLGDLNVVVSFGGVSFRPGEYLYADNNGIIVSPQALQTE, from the coding sequence ATGCACTACAGCACGCCCGATCTGTGTGACGCCAACCCGGAACTGGTCAGCGTCGTGGAGCCGATGTTCAGCAACTTCGGCGGCCGCGACTCGTTCGGCGGGCAGATCGTCACCGTCAAATGCTTCGAGGACAACTCCCTGGTCAAGTCCCAGGCCGAGCAGCCCGGTGCCGGCAAGGTGCTGGTGGTCGATGGCGGCGCCTCGCTGCGCTGCGCGCTACTGGGCGACATGATCGCCGAGAAGGCGGCGAGCAACGGCTGGGAAGGCATGGTGATCTACGGCTGCGTGCGTGACGTCGACGTGCTGGCGCAGACCCACCTGGGTGTACAGGCACTGGGCAGCCATCCGATGAAAACCGAGAAACGCGGCCTGGGCGACCTCAACGTGGTGGTCAGCTTTGGCGGCGTCAGCTTCCGCCCCGGCGAATACCTGTATGCCGACAACAACGGCATCATCGTTTCGCCGCAGGCGCTGCAAACCGAGTAA
- a CDS encoding CorA family divalent cation transporter, whose protein sequence is MYEEDNAQWGLVHGFVLDGKGGAQAVAREHLDGLQLEDGQSLWLHWDRSHPQTQSWLRRDSGLSEFACDLLLEENTRPRALPLPDDELLLFLRGVNLNPGAEPEDMVSVRISAGAQRVISLRLRPLRATEDLIERLQAGKGPRNPSELILQLSDYLTDKIEDLVTGLSDLVDEQEEQVDGNERSLPDHGLLLHIRRRAAGLRRFLSPQRDIYAQLTRSQLPWLSHEDSLYWNELNNRLLRYLEELELTRERIGLLLETENRRLDVRMNHIMFRFGIITCIFLPMSFVTGLLGINVGGIPGAQSPYGFLVACLLMVLIGLGQWLLFRRLRWV, encoded by the coding sequence ATGTACGAGGAAGACAACGCGCAGTGGGGCCTGGTGCACGGCTTCGTGCTGGACGGCAAGGGCGGCGCCCAGGCGGTGGCCCGCGAGCACCTCGACGGCTTGCAGCTCGAGGACGGGCAGAGCCTGTGGCTGCACTGGGATCGCAGCCACCCGCAGACCCAGAGCTGGCTGCGCCGCGACAGTGGTCTGAGCGAGTTCGCCTGTGACCTGCTGCTGGAGGAAAATACCCGCCCGCGGGCCTTGCCGCTGCCGGACGACGAATTGCTGCTGTTCCTGCGCGGCGTCAATCTCAACCCTGGGGCCGAGCCCGAGGACATGGTCTCGGTGCGCATCTCCGCGGGCGCGCAGCGGGTGATCTCGCTGCGCTTGCGTCCGCTGCGGGCCACCGAAGACCTGATCGAACGGCTGCAGGCAGGTAAGGGGCCGAGAAACCCTTCCGAGCTGATCCTGCAGCTCAGCGATTACCTCACCGACAAGATCGAGGATCTGGTGACCGGGCTTTCCGACCTGGTCGACGAGCAGGAAGAGCAGGTCGATGGCAACGAGCGCAGCTTGCCCGATCACGGCCTGCTGCTGCATATCCGTCGCCGCGCCGCGGGCCTGCGCCGCTTCCTGTCGCCGCAACGGGATATCTACGCGCAGCTCACCCGCAGCCAGTTGCCCTGGTTGAGCCACGAAGACAGCCTGTACTGGAACGAGCTCAACAACCGCCTGCTGCGCTATCTCGAGGAGCTGGAACTGACGCGCGAGCGCATCGGCCTGCTGCTGGAAACGGAGAACCGCCGGCTCGACGTGCGCATGAACCACATCATGTTCCGCTTCGGCATCATCACCTGCATCTTCCTGCCCATGAGTTTCGTCACCGGCCTTTTGGGCATCAACGTCGGCGGTATTCCCGGTGCGCAGAGCCCCTATGGCTTCCTGGTCGCGTGCCTGCTCATGGTATTGATCGGCCTCGGCCAGTGGCTGCTGTTTCGCCGCCTGCGCTGGGTGTGA
- a CDS encoding CrfX protein: MHDPFEESLRDLLKTPSSPARDDDACLNRVLKTANRQVGAGDLFGLMGHWASALMIALNTGSSHVAPVSRRRACARSSDKAQ, from the coding sequence ATGCACGATCCATTCGAAGAATCTCTGCGTGATCTGTTGAAAACCCCGTCTTCGCCGGCGCGCGACGACGATGCCTGCTTGAACCGGGTGCTGAAAACCGCCAACCGCCAGGTGGGCGCGGGCGACCTGTTCGGCCTGATGGGGCACTGGGCCAGCGCCCTGATGATCGCCCTCAACACTGGCTCTTCCCATGTCGCACCGGTGTCCCGCCGCCGTGCTTGTGCTCGTTCCTCCGATAAGGCTCAATGA